In the genome of Catalinimonas alkaloidigena, the window CGCCTCGATGGTCACGTCCGGGCGCGATTCATAGATGATCAGGATCGTGCCGAAAGGCACCACGCGGTTTTCTACCACCATGCCGTTCGGGTGCGGGTAGCGGCTGAGCACGCGGCCCTGCGGGTCGTCCAGGCGGATGACGTTCTCCACGGCCGCCACCATCCCGGCGACTTTTTTCTCGTTGACTTTCAGGCGGTCGACCAGGGTCGGGTCCAGGTCACCGGCCCGTTCCAGGTCGAGTTGGTTCTGTTGAATGATGTCGTCCTGATGTTCGGCGATCAAACGGGCCAGATCGCGCAGGATCTGGTTCTTATCGAGTTTCTGACGCGTCAGCGTGGCTTCGCCTGCGTGTAAGTTCGTCGTGCTCATGAGTACTCTGTCGGTAATGGCCTTCTGGGCTCGTGTCCTTTCCGCTCCGTAGATTCTTTGGTTCGTCGGGCCTGCCAGCGCGCAAAACGTCGGCCAAGGAGTCGCAAAGGTGGCAAATTTTCCTGTGAAGGTAGCCCATCTGCTGCATTATCTCCACCCGTATACCAAAAGAGAAGCCCCGCAAGAGACCGCCTTCTTGCTACATCGGATCGTGTAGTGACTACCGTCTTCCGGCAAAAAAGAGACGTACCACTTTTACTTGGGTAATGTCCCGGTAAAAGTGGTACGTCTGCACACCGTAGCGTTTGCGGGGTGCGTTAAAGGGTGACGACCACTTTTCCGACTGTCCGGCCCGATTCGATCTGCGCGTGTGCATCGGCCATCCGATCAAACCCGAATGTTTGGGAAACGTGGGCCTTGAGCACGCTTTTTTCCAACAGATCGGCCAGTTGTTGCATCTCGGCTCCGTCCGATTTAACCAGAATGTTGTAGGCCTGTTTGCCTTCCGCTTTGGCTTGTGCGGCCACGGCTTCGTTGGCTCCGCCGACAATGCTGATGACCGTGCCGCCGGGTTTAAGCACCTTCAGCGAGCGCACCGTGTTGTCTCCGCCGAGCGGGTCTAGCACGAAATCGACGTCCGAAACGAGTTCGTCAAACTGCTGGCTGCGGTAGTCGATGTGCTCGTCGGTGCCGAGGCTCAGCACAAACTCCCGGTTTTTGGCCGACGACGTGCCGATGACGTGTGCGCCCAGGTGCTTAGCAATTTGTACGGCAAAGTGACCAACACCGCCCGACGCCGCGTGGATCAGGACTTTCTGTCCCGTCTGCACGTGTGCGTTGTCGACCAGTGCCTGCCAGGCCGTCAGGGCAGCCAGCGTAGCGGCGGCGGCTTCTTCGTACGAAAGGTTCTGGGGTTTGCGGGCCAGATGAGCGGCGGGTGCGGCGACGTACTCGGCATAGGCCTGGCCGTGGCCGGGGAAGTTCACCATCCCGAATACCTCATCGCCTACCTGCAAGTCGGTGACGTCTGCGCCGACTTCGGTAATCACGCCGGCGATGTCCCAGCCGATGATAAGCGGATCGAGGGTTTTGAGCCGTCCGTATACGCCGGTGCCGGTGCGCGTCTTGATGTCGACCGGGTTGAGGCTCAGCGCTTTTACCTGCACCAGTACTTCTTGGGGCTGGAGCGTGGGTTGGGGAATATCCGTGAGGCGGAGCTGTTCGGTGCCGCCGGGTTGTTGCAAAATAAGGGCTTTCATGCGTTTGGGTTTTATGATAAGGCAAAAGTATACCGGATAAGGCAAGAATTTCAGGTATATTTTTGCGTTGTTTCGGTACATTTACACCATGAAGCGCCAGAATCTGCACGAGGCTTATGCCGTCTCTTTCGAAACCTGGGAGGCGAGCCCGGACCTCGGCCACAAGCACAGCTTTTTTGAGTTGGTCTACATCCTGTCGGGCACGGGGCGGCAGTGCATCAACCAGCACCAGTTCGACTACCAGCCGGGGCACCTGTTTCTGTTGACCCCGCAGGACTGCCACGCCTTCGAGATCGAGACGCCCACCACCTTTTTCTTCCTGCGTTTTAACGACATCTACCTCAAGTCCGGGGCGTTTCAGGCCGATCAGATCGAACGGCTGGAGTTTATCTTGCAGAACGCCAGCCATCAGCCGGGTTGCATTCTGCGGCACCGGTCGGACAAAAGCCTGGTGCAGCCGATGGTAGAAGCCATTTACCGGGAGTCGATCCAGCGCGATCTGTACAACCAGGAGCTGGAACAGCAGCTGATCAATACGCTGATTGTGGTCGTGGCGCGTAACATCGCCAAGTACCTGCCCGAAACGGTGGACGACGCGTCGGACGAGAAGATTCTCGCCATCCTGCAATACATCCAGCAGCACATCTACGCGCCGGACCAACTGCGCGCAAAGGTGATTAGCGAACGATTCGGCCTTTCCGAAACGTACCTGGGGCGGTACTTCAAGAAGCATACGCAGGAGACGCTACAGCAGTACATTGCCCACTACCGCACGCGGATGATCGAGCACCGCCTCCGCCACAGCGACCTGCGCATCCACGAAATCGCGCTCGATTTTGGCTTTACGGACGAAAGCCACCTCAACAAGTTCTTCAAAAAACAGAAGGGTCACAGCCCGGTGGCGTATCGCAAGCAATTGCGGGAAGCGGCTGCCTAGCGCCGGGTTCAGGCAATCAACGCCTTGTTTTGTAAGGGGCGGGGTCTGCTCATGCGCCTTCGTGAATGATCTGATACGCGCCACGGGCGTGGTCTTCCAGAAACAACTTGTAATCCTGCGTGACGCGCTTGGCCGCGGCTTCGGCAAACTCCACAGTGTCGGCACAAAACACCTGCGGCGTAAGCGACGAGAGGATTTTCGCTTCGGCGTTGCCCTCCATCATGCCGGTGTCTTCGTCGGAGCGGGCGTGCGAGATGGACAGCGTTTTGCCGCAGATGTCGGCGTACTCTCTGAAGTCGTCGTGATCGAGCTTTTCGATGTCGATCTCGTCTTTGAAGGGGCTGCGTTCCTGCACGACGTAGCTCTGCTTGTCAAACTCGACACACCCGTAGTAAGCATCCCCGCCGGCCAGTTGGACGGTATGTGCACTGACAATGCGCGAGGCCTGCTCATCTTTGTCTTCGGCATGGGGCGGCACCAGCCCGTACAACGCCGACCGACGCGCCTGTTTCAGCTCCAGCATAATGTCGTCGCCGTTGTCTTCCGTTTCACCGTCGATCAGCACCAGGTACCGGTCCAGGCCCAGGCTGGCGGTGCCGCTGTCTTTTTTCAGCGCCACGTCTTTCACCTGAAAATGTCCGCCCCGCGCGCCGTTGCCAATGTTGTTTTCCTTCTTGTATTTGTTGATGATGCGCTGAAACTTCTGGACGTGCTTCGACCAGGGCACGATCTCTTCCGAGGGCAGAAATTCGCCTTTGTCGAGGTCCACCCATTTGCTCAGGAACTTGGTGCGGTCGGAAATCGACTTTTTCAGCAGCTTGCGGATCATCGGCGGGCTGTTGTCGATCCGGTACTGATGCCACTTTTCCCGGTCGTCCTGCGCAAACGACTGAAGCCCCGCCAGGTACCCGTTTACGAACGCACGGACAATTTTGCGGGCTTTCTTCTTGGAAAATCCGTTGCCCCGCGCCGCCAGGAAAAAGCCGGTGGCCCCGCGTTTCACATCCCATGAGAAAGGCGCGACAAACGCCTCGTCGAAATCGTTGACGCCGAAAATCGGTGCTCCGTTTTCGTTCGGCATCACGCCGAAATTTTCAGGATGCACATCGCCGATGGTGAACACGTAGGGCA includes:
- a CDS encoding NADP-dependent oxidoreductase yields the protein MKALILQQPGGTEQLRLTDIPQPTLQPQEVLVQVKALSLNPVDIKTRTGTGVYGRLKTLDPLIIGWDIAGVITEVGADVTDLQVGDEVFGMVNFPGHGQAYAEYVAAPAAHLARKPQNLSYEEAAAATLAALTAWQALVDNAHVQTGQKVLIHAASGGVGHFAVQIAKHLGAHVIGTSSAKNREFVLSLGTDEHIDYRSQQFDELVSDVDFVLDPLGGDNTVRSLKVLKPGGTVISIVGGANEAVAAQAKAEGKQAYNILVKSDGAEMQQLADLLEKSVLKAHVSQTFGFDRMADAHAQIESGRTVGKVVVTL
- a CDS encoding DUF2252 domain-containing protein, producing MLIIKPTHSFNPERWDQFRQYAHSCAQNAVHFSPSLLPTWERRLHIRQTLREDHQFRIHNRPEGAQAKFDKLATSPFIFFRGTALLYYRDYAGMDAHLPYVFTIGDVHPENFGVMPNENGAPIFGVNDFDEAFVAPFSWDVKRGATGFFLAARGNGFSKKKARKIVRAFVNGYLAGLQSFAQDDREKWHQYRIDNSPPMIRKLLKKSISDRTKFLSKWVDLDKGEFLPSEEIVPWSKHVQKFQRIINKYKKENNIGNGARGGHFQVKDVALKKDSGTASLGLDRYLVLIDGETEDNGDDIMLELKQARRSALYGLVPPHAEDKDEQASRIVSAHTVQLAGGDAYYGCVEFDKQSYVVQERSPFKDEIDIEKLDHDDFREYADICGKTLSISHARSDEDTGMMEGNAEAKILSSLTPQVFCADTVEFAEAAAKRVTQDYKLFLEDHARGAYQIIHEGA
- a CDS encoding helix-turn-helix domain-containing protein; this translates as MKRQNLHEAYAVSFETWEASPDLGHKHSFFELVYILSGTGRQCINQHQFDYQPGHLFLLTPQDCHAFEIETPTTFFFLRFNDIYLKSGAFQADQIERLEFILQNASHQPGCILRHRSDKSLVQPMVEAIYRESIQRDLYNQELEQQLINTLIVVVARNIAKYLPETVDDASDEKILAILQYIQQHIYAPDQLRAKVISERFGLSETYLGRYFKKHTQETLQQYIAHYRTRMIEHRLRHSDLRIHEIALDFGFTDESHLNKFFKKQKGHSPVAYRKQLREAAA